A window of the Arachis duranensis cultivar V14167 chromosome 5, aradu.V14167.gnm2.J7QH, whole genome shotgun sequence genome harbors these coding sequences:
- the LOC110281584 gene encoding uncharacterized protein LOC110281584: protein MANPRGECKALTLRSGEMIEEATQNQENHEEEATEKPENRKKEEAPSSFSPKPILKPYVPKAPYLQRLRKDRKDSQFSRFLEIFKKLQINIPFAEALEQIPLYAKFLKELMTRKRNWGEKETVVLIEECSAIIQKKLLQKKKDPGSFQIPCIIGDITIEKALCDLGASINLMSLNMMRRMRIEEAKLTRMSLQLADRTFKFPYGVVEDLLVKVGEFIFPIDFVVLDIEEEANTSIILRRPFLATAGAIIDVQKGKLVLRLHEEKMVFNVFKVMSYLKDAIGECMMVDTIEQIVQGVLEEEQYEESIELEQQEPREEPPEGTMESSIMTNHKDNNEEEAPKLELKTLPPSLKYAYIVDNSTYPVIIN from the coding sequence ATGGCCAACCCAAGAGGGGAATGCAAGGCCCTCACACTTAGAAGTGGAGAAATGATAGAAGAAGCCACCCAAAACCAAGAAaaccatgaagaagaagctacaGAAAAGCCTGAAAacaggaagaaagaagaggccCCTAGCTCGTTTTCACCAAAGCCAATCTTGAAGCCTTATGTACCAAAGGCACCATACCTACAAAGGCTAAGGAAGGATAGGAAGGACAGCCAGTTCTCCAGATTTttggaaatcttcaaaaagctccaaatcaacataccGTTTGCTGAAGCATTGGAGCAAATTCCCCTCTACGCAAAGTTCCTGAAGGAGCTcatgacaagaaaaagaaactggGGAGAAAAGGAAACTGTAGTCCTAATtgaggaatgtagtgccatcataCAAAAGAAACTCCTCCAGAAAAAGAAGGACCCAGGAAGTTTCcaaatcccctgcatcataggggatATCACTATTGaaaaggccttgtgtgacttggGAGCTAGCATCAACCTCATGTCCTTGAACATGATGAGAAGGATGAGAATTGAGGAAGCCAAACTAACAAGAATGTCACTCCAACTAGCTGACAGAACATTCAAGTTTCCATATGGAGTGGTGGAAGATTTATTGGTGAAGGTGGGAGAATTCATCTTCCCAATTGACTTTGTTGTGCTGGATATAGAAGAAGAGGCAAACACTTCAATTATCCTAAGAAGGCCATTCCTagctactgctggagccatcattgatgtgcaaAAAGGAAAACTAGTCTTGAGATTACATGAGGAAAAGATGGTCTTCAATGTCTTCAAGGTAATGAGTTATCTCAAGGATGCAATAGGAGAATGCATGATGGTGGACACCATAGAACAAATAGTCCAAGGAGTTTTGGAAGAAGAGCAATATGAAGAAAGTATAGAATTGGAGCAACAAGAACCACGTGAAGAACCACCAGAAGGAACCATGGAAAGTTCAATTATGACAAACCACAAAGACAATAATGAAGAAGAGGCACCGAAACTAGAGCTAAAAACCCTACCTCCAAGCTTGAAATATGCCTATATAGTTGACAACAGCACctacccagtgatcatcaactAA